From Quercus lobata isolate SW786 chromosome 1, ValleyOak3.0 Primary Assembly, whole genome shotgun sequence, one genomic window encodes:
- the LOC115985932 gene encoding proliferating cell nuclear antigen, translated as MLELRLVQGSLLKKVLESVKDLVNDANFDCSATGFSLQAMDSSHVALVALLLRSEGFEHYRCDRNLSMGMNLNNMSKMLKCAGNDDIITIKADDGSDTVTFMFESPTQDKIADFEMKLMDIDSEHLGIPEAEYHAIVRMPSAEFARICKDLSSIGDTVVISVTKEGVKFSTRGDIGTANIVCRQNTTVDKPEEATIVEMNEPVSLTFALRYMNSFTKATPLSNTVTISLSSELPVVVEYKIAEMGYIRFYLAPKIEEDEDETKPQA; from the exons ATGTTGGAACTACGGCTAGTCCAGGGTTCGCTACTGAAGAAGGTTCTGGAGTCCGTAAAGGACCTTGTGAACGACGCAAACTTCGACTGCTCCGCCACTGGGTTCTCGCTCCAGGCCATGGATTCAAGCCACGTGGCGCTGGTGGCGTTGCTGCTTAGATCTGAGGGCTTTGAGCACTACCGCTGTGACCGTAACCTTTCCATGGGTATGAACCTTAACAACATGTCTAAGATGCTCAAGTGTGCTGGCAACGATGACATCATCACCATCAAGGCTGACGATGGCAGTGACACCGTCACTTTCATGTTTGAGAGCCCCA CCCAAGATAAAATTGCTGATTTTGAGATGAAACTGATGGACATCGATAGCGAGCACCTTGGGATTCCAGAGGCAGAATACCATGCTATTGTTAGGATGCCTTCAGCTGAGTTTGCCAGGATTTGCAAAGATCTCAGCAGCATTGGTGACACTG TTGTCATTTCTGTGACTAAGGAAGGCGTGAAGTTCTCCACAAGGggtgatattggaactgcaaATATTGTTTGCAGGCAGAATACCACAGTAGACAAG CCAGAAGAAGCAACAATTGTAGAGATGAATGAGCCAGTGTCATTGACATTTGCACTGAGGTACATGAACTCCTTTACAAAGGCAACCCCATTGTCAAACACAGTTACAATTAGCTTGTCTTCAGAGCTCCCTGTGGTGGTTGAATACAAGATTGCAGAGATGGGTTATATTAGATTTTACTTGGCTCCTAAGATAGAAGAGGATGAAGATGAGACAAAGCCTCAAGCTTAG